The DNA region cttgggacaaatcaAGTGCCTCTGTCAGCCTACCCCTCACACAGCTTGACGTCAAACCTCCAGCAGGGGTCACTGCAGCTCAACCTCTCGCCACTGAGCTCCTCTTTCTCCCCGTTGAACCCACGTGTGGCCGCCTGGCACTCCTGGATGTGCCATCAATTCGTGTGAATGTCGCATGACTGCTCCCCTTCATGGACAGTGGAGCTCTGAAAGAAATGCCGCAAATCTAAAAAATGACCTTTATATTAGAATAAATATATCATTTACAGATAATGTTCTTCACTTCATATAATCAGTTGTTTTCCCCACCCGatacacattatttttaatgtagtcGTCTGATTCGGTGCTGCTATGgatggtcatccatccatccattttccaacccgctgaatctgaacacagggtcacgaggttctgctggaaccaatccctgccaacacagggcacaaggcaggaaccaatcccgggcagggtgccaaccaccgcaggacacacacaaactgggATTAATGTGAGGCAGGAACAGCTCAGGCCAAAAACCCGTTAACTAAAGGGAGATGGTCAGTTGGCCCCCTTCTTGGCCCGCTGGTCCCACCTGAATGATCCTAACTGTAGCACTGCAGTTTAAATCGCGTAGTGCTGGTCACGACTCCATTATTATTGTGTCACACCTGTTGTCCATTATCTATAAtccttttttacattctgtcctCCGTTTCTCTGCAATAAGGTAGCCAGTTTGTATTTAAGTACATTTTGTATCAAAGGGGGGCTGACTGGGGGTCCTGCTCAAACTTACCTGTGAGGTTCCCACACCCACTGACTGCTTTTCTGTACCCGCTGGCCCAGTGGCAGACACTCCCACTCCCTCTTATTCTGCTCAAATGTTAAATTCTTGAATTTTCTGCTCTCTTTGTTCCAATTGACATTTTGTTGCCCCACCCCCACCAAACTCCATCTACAAGAAATGGTTTGGCTGAACTTGACACATCAACTTTATTTCAGAGCAACCCTTACAGAAAAATGAACCATCTTACTTATTAGGGTCACCTCCTATATGGCGCCTTTGATGTAAAGCCCTTCACATACCCAGTACAGGTACAGGCGCTGGCTGAGTCaacaatgggatttgaacccgggactttcCGGCTTACAGTCTGCTCACATCAGGCAGGTGGGGCCCACCAGCTGGGCCAGTCATCTCCTGAAGTGGTCTGTGATTGAGTTGACTGTTCTGAGGAGTGGGCCGCTAAAAGTTCCTTTTGTGTGCAACAATTTCAAATTGTTATATAAAGTCAAGCAGGAGTACCATGAGGCCCGGGAGGGGGGGGTCTGAGGTGCGCAGTATTGCATTGAAAAACTAACATCTGATTATTACCATCAAATAATAGAAAACTGGCactgtgttatacagtatgtaacaaatgTGACAAAGCCATTTAATTAACCTAAAACACAGATGACACAAGTGACACCAAATGACAATGACAAACAGAACAGGAAcaacagaagtaaaataaaatctcCTTGGTGGTCTGTTCATAAAGAGCCTTACATACCCCAATGAGCCGGTGGGCATCTACCTCAACATTGTGGAGGACACCACTGCTGGAACATCAACCACCAGACAGAGGGGGGTCTCCAGGTCAGCCCAATGGGAGACCCTGAGCAGCGGTTCATAAAGCCTGGCATTATGCCCGCCAGTCTTCCCAGATTGCTGCTGGGTCTGTGACGCCGTATGGCTCTCCTCTCCACTGTTCTTCACTACCGGGGTCTCAGCTGAAGTGGAAGTAGTCGCGCCCTTCCTCCAAGTTCAGGGAGTGCAGGTTCTCCTCCAAAACTCCACCTGTCATGTCCTGCGAAAAACAGAGACCAGGGTGTGTCAGATAGCACCGTAAGACAAAGCAGAAGCAAAGCCTCCAGATAATGAGCTCACTTGGCATGAAGAACATGAAGAACCAGTAAGCAAGCAACACACAAGTCATGAGTGAATCACAGCCTGGGCCCGAGCTGAATGTGCGCCAGAGCCCGTAAATCCATCAGCCATCCTCTAATTCCTGTCGCCAAACCCTAGTGCCGCCCCCTCCAAGGTCTCCCCTCCTGGGTTTCCTGATCGTTTTCAAGTATTAAACAACAATTCTGCATCCTCAAAGAGAATCTCCAACAATGTGAAGCTGAGGTGGTGCCTCATCCTGACGATCTTTCACATTATATGCTTACTTTAACTTCTTACTctttatctgtccatccattgttTGCACCTGCCTTCTCCAATTCAGAGAGACGTGAGGTGCCAAGCAGGAACCAGCCTTGGCCAGGAGGCCAGTTTATTGCAGGCTCCTTGGCACAAATGCTGTTGCACATCAACTTCCTCTGGATGGAGAATAAAAACTGAGAATGGGCAAACTCCTCACACCACACATCCACCCTGTGGACTCAAACCCAATGGAAGGCAGGACtcctaaccactgcatcaccataaCAATTCAAAATGACAAACGCGTTTAATATAGCGATTTAAAGGGGAGGGTTGGGGGGGGATTGGGGACACATGAAACACCATTAACATGTAGTAGGCACCTGTGCCCTCACCACACATCAGCTATTAAGTGGTGAagggtgtgagagagagagagacaatcagAGACAGAAGATGAAGAGGGGGCTAGCATGTCCAGGACTGTGGGGTACACCCAACCCTACCGTACTGCACCTCAGATTAGTGTCTCATTTTTACAGAACACTGTGATCCACGCACAGACACAGGGTATGCGCCCCCTGCTGGGCTCCTCAACACTTCTTCCACTACCACTCAAACAACTTCACCCCGATGGTGCCCAACTACTCGCCCCACTGTATGCCCTGCGTTTCTCCCTAAATCTTTCATCCCCCAACGCCCAGCAGGGGTCAGCAAAAGGTCAGTCTATCAATAGCTTGAGGGGACATGTTGGGAGAGACACTTCCTGTTTCAAGATCACTAAGCCTCCAGCTGTGCGATGCCAGGCTACTTAGAGGTTGGAGCTCAAAGTCCCCGCTGGCAGCACCACAGAAAGACATGGTCAGCATTAACTGGTTCAGTTAAAGGGTCCCTTCTCTTCCCATGCTTTAAAGCACAGGGGCAACAAGTGTCTGATATGGCACCCCCTGGTAGCTACTCCTCCTCTTCCCGGAGACAGCAGCAGCACGAATCAAAGTTGGGGTCTCTAGATTACATAACTCTTTGATCCAATGGTCCGCTGGGGTGTCTTATCACAGCCACCATTACACCAAGTAAACAAGCATTAAGATTGAGCCCCCACAATACAGTACAAGTATAAGGGGGCCGAGAGTTGAGGAGGAGAAACGGCTGTGGCAGAAGGGAGAATCAGCAGAGAGGACAGAAGACGCGGACGACACCACAACATACAAACAACTGTGCCAGGGGCACACAAAGAGTGCAAGTGACAAATGGTGTCATCAGCGCCGTGGCTTATCTGAGCCCACCTTTCATCCCAGGACTGGCAGTTCACTTACCAGCTTGACGCAGACGATGTAAGGAGGGCTGCTGTCTTTAAAATGCCGGATAGGAATCCTGGGCTTTGGTCTCTCCTAGGGAGCAAAATCCAAAAAGGACACATCACTGCATGACAAGACACAACGGTTTCCTCTTATGTCACAAGTAGAGACCCTCTGTCAAATATCCAAATCGAACAGTGGGCACAATAAGCTGCTGCTATAGGAAATGCAGATGGACCCCCAGATGAAGGAACAGGAGGTTCAGTTTCTGCAGAAAGACATTTAGCgcacatgaatgaatgaacaggGTGTGGACTGTAGGGGGTATTTGCGTATCATCGTGTATCGTCACATATCGTCGAACCCAACTGAAAACCTGAAAGACGAAAGTAACAAAAGCAGACGAACAGTCAAAGCCTGAGGGTCGAAACTAACAAAGACCCTAAGCCTTCCTGTTTACCCCACTGGCTTGTCACCCATCAAGCAAGGGTCCTTCCCAAATCTAAGACCCCCATATACCGAATGCAGGGGCTTTATAAGCCTGGCTCCAGATACCCTTTACAGCGGCCAGCACGTACCCTTGAGGAGCTCCccttaagccgatgtcacattacgtgatgTTTTTACGTGGGACCTGTCAGACTTGCACTTGTTGATCTCGTCACCACACGGTGTCAAACTGCATGACTGAAGATGGCAGCCCATGTCACATTCACTGACTGAGCACTCGTGCACGCCCCTTTCTCTGATAGCCAATAGCGTGCTGACAGAGCCAGCGAAGTATGAAGGGTTAATGAACGTGCAGTGGGTTCAGCAGTGACCCCTGCCCTTTCTTTCTATCCTGTTATGGTCTGTGAaatacgagacatcagacagacgagcttctcgtCAGTCTGTGAGCTTCAAACCCGCGTGTTCCTCATTCTGCGTCGCCACATTCTATGTATTGTGAGTCCGGCTGAACCCTCTCTGGTTCTCACCTCTCACCCCTTTGACCAGAGAGTCACATCAAACCTGTTCCATTTTATCCTAATCAGTCACAGACCAGTTGGCCTCGGTCATTGGGAATGTCATATTAGACGTCCGTCTTCACAGGAGAGCACCACCACTTTAGTGGCACCGGGTCCACTTGCAAACTTCCCACACTACAGAGTGTGCCCGGGTGTGGCCAGACTGTCTGTCCCGTCCTTTACTCGCGTGAATCTGATACCACCCCCTCGTGCCATTAACAAGGATAACAAGTTTATTGTGACCTGTCTTGACTTTCACAAGGGGGACCCCTGGTACGACACTCGTTATCTCAGTCCCCACTAACAGGACGTGTCTGCAGCTTATTCAGTGTTTGGTAACCAGAGATGTCCCACCGGCCTCTTGGCACACGCCAGCTGGCAGTCTGAATGGTGTTGTATGCTGATGTGCTTGAATTTCCTGAGGGGCAGaaggcagtttaaaaaaaaataaagtgtatatGGAGATCATCCTGTTGATAAAAGTGGTGACAGCAGAGCTCACTGGCAATATGGCTACCCCTGCACAGGACATGCGACGTCTGCTTACTGACCTCCGACTCCTCGTAAGTGTAGTAGCCCTTCTTTATCTTGTTCTCATCAACGTcacaaaaagcagtgacctaaaaaataaaataaaaagaacatctCATTAGCATGAGCACCTTTGTCTCAGAGTTCCTTCATATTGTGTCACAACGTTAGGCAGAGGCAGGAAGCTGTGAAGATGCCCCACCACACCAGGCTCAAGTCTGCAGAGTGAAGTTCAAATGGCTGACCCACCGTCCCACACCTTGACAGCAAGAGCACAAACcttcatccatttatttaaaatgagggCCAGTTGAATGTCCCACTGtccccttttattaaaaaaaagtgccgcccccccccaaccccataaTCCACCACACAGAATGCCCTTCAAGATGCTTTCACCTTACAAGGCCTACCTTTTTCTGATTGGCTGGAGACAGGCTGCGGTACAGCTTACGGCCCTGCTTCCCAGCATTCCAGATGGTGAAGGCGGTCCACTTGGTCAAAACCTGCTCTTGAAGGAATGCGACCCGGTGGTTCCAGATGGTATCCCTGAAGACAGAGGGGCAGCGTCTCAGTGTGATGACACCACACGTCAGATGCCACATCGGCGGGGCCATGAAGCTCCACCAACGGTCACAGCGGATTTAATAAACTTTGCACTcacatgagtgtgtgtgtgacctgcttATCGGGACTGTTCTTTCATATCCTAtatcctattattattttttaaattttatttcttatgcTTATTCCTTGTTTCCATGATTTTGCTGCGCCTTTCATATTTCTTGGACTCAGTCAGGAGAAACCCGGACAAAGAGCTCTGAGAGATTTGTAGCACAGTAGGGTGAAGTTCTGACTTACTGAACCAAAACGGTGTTACCTtaaggttattaaaaaaaatgccacCCCACCCTGGCACGTGAGGACCCCACTCCCACTCCACCTCTGAAATGCTGCCCCTCCTTAACCTTCCATCCTCCAAACCTCTGCATGGTCCGATGGCACCTGGAGAAGAGGAGGCCTGGAGCACCAAGTGTGAGACAGAAAGGAATGAGCGGCCAGCAGAGTGAACGGGAACAAAAGTGCTGAGTGCAGGAGTCGAGCGTTAATTAAAAACACATCGGCGATGTGGAAAGCCCCCGATTTCAGAAAGAATTTCCTTCCACGTTCTGTTTGCATGAAATTGCCCTGCCAGCTGCAGAAAATGAAAGGCTGAACAAAGGTCAGAAGATTTCAAACCACGGAGatagaaaaatagaagaaaaaaaaaaaggaagatgcACTTGTGTGCAACTCTGATCAGAAATCGGTCAGAGCACCACCACTAAAATAACGTTGTGGCAGCTG from Erpetoichthys calabaricus chromosome 14, fErpCal1.3, whole genome shotgun sequence includes:
- the b3gntl1 gene encoding UDP-GlcNAc:betaGal beta-1,3-N-acetylglucosaminyltransferase-like protein 1 isoform X6; the protein is MTQEQLLTQIYTSHGPTVIMPTWFCARSWFDFIGNFNEGGKGVPEDLLFFYGNILQGGGVHRVDECLLMYRYHQQAATHAVHEDTIWNHRVAFLQEQVLTKWTAFTIWNAGKQGRKLYRSLSPANQKKVTAFCDVDENKIKKGYYTYEESEERPKPRIPIRHFKDSSPPYIVCVKLDMTGGVLEENLHSLNLEEGRDYFHFS